One region of Chryseobacterium sp. SORGH_AS_0447 genomic DNA includes:
- the hisS gene encoding histidine--tRNA ligase — protein MKPGLAKGTRDFTALEVARRRYIINTLQKNFELFGFQPLETPSFENLSTLTGKYGEEGDRLIFKILNSSINEAKEDKKILMLSDFQKALDQPFNSENLTDRALRYDLTVPFARFVAMNHNQLTFPFKRYQIQPVWRADRPQKGRFREFYQCDADVVGSESLLQEVDLVQLYLKSFAELGVSVTIHINNRKILSGLAEFAGITDKLIDFTVALDKLDKIGKEGVVKELLERGIVQESIDKLDFLFNQSDDALENLLQLKEKFAGNETGLKGVEELETVITQSLNLGVDIQNLRFDITLARGLDYYTGAIFEVKADEVKMGSIGGGGRYDNLTEVFGVKNIPGIGISFGLDRIYLVMEELGLFPEEATSKVEYLFANFGGNETLEALQLIRQLREKGISAEIYPEAAKIGKQFTYAEKKGIKNLVFLGEEEIKNGTVTYKDLEAGEQKTVSKEEFLAW, from the coding sequence ATGAAACCAGGTTTAGCAAAAGGAACGAGAGATTTTACGGCATTGGAAGTGGCGAGAAGAAGATATATCATCAATACTTTACAAAAAAACTTCGAGTTATTCGGGTTTCAGCCGCTTGAAACGCCAAGCTTTGAAAATCTTTCTACTTTAACGGGAAAATACGGGGAAGAAGGTGACCGACTGATTTTTAAGATCTTAAATTCGAGTATTAATGAAGCAAAAGAAGATAAAAAGATTCTAATGCTTTCTGATTTCCAAAAAGCTTTAGATCAGCCATTTAATTCAGAAAATCTTACTGATAGAGCCCTCCGTTACGATCTTACCGTACCTTTTGCGAGATTCGTGGCAATGAACCATAACCAGCTTACTTTTCCTTTCAAACGCTATCAGATCCAGCCGGTCTGGAGAGCAGACCGTCCGCAGAAAGGCAGATTCAGAGAGTTTTATCAGTGTGATGCCGATGTGGTAGGGAGTGAAAGCCTGTTACAGGAAGTAGATCTGGTTCAGCTGTATCTGAAATCGTTTGCTGAGCTTGGTGTATCGGTAACAATTCATATTAACAATAGAAAAATACTTTCCGGATTGGCAGAGTTTGCAGGCATTACCGATAAACTGATCGATTTTACAGTAGCTTTGGATAAGCTGGATAAAATAGGAAAAGAAGGTGTTGTAAAAGAATTGCTGGAACGCGGAATTGTGCAGGAATCAATTGATAAACTGGACTTCTTATTTAACCAGTCTGACGATGCCTTGGAAAACCTGCTTCAGCTTAAAGAAAAATTTGCAGGAAACGAAACCGGATTGAAAGGGGTGGAAGAACTCGAAACGGTGATTACCCAATCTTTAAATCTTGGGGTGGATATTCAGAATCTCAGATTCGATATTACTTTAGCCAGAGGTCTGGATTATTATACCGGAGCTATTTTTGAGGTGAAAGCGGATGAAGTGAAGATGGGTTCCATCGGCGGCGGTGGAAGATACGATAACCTTACCGAAGTTTTCGGTGTTAAAAATATTCCGGGAATCGGGATTTCTTTCGGTCTGGACCGGATTTATCTGGTGATGGAGGAGTTAGGGCTGTTTCCGGAAGAGGCAACTTCCAAAGTAGAATATCTGTTTGCGAATTTCGGCGGAAACGAAACACTGGAAGCTTTACAACTCATCAGGCAGCTCAGAGAAAAAGGGATTTCGGCAGAAATATATCCGGAAGCGGCGAAGATCGGGAAACAGTTTACCTATGCAGAAAAGAAAGGCATTAAAAATCTTGTTTTCTTGGGAGAAGAGGAAATTAAAAACGGAACGGTAACGTACAAAGATCTTGAAGCAGGAGAACAGAAAACCGTTTCGAAGGAAGAATTTTTAGCCTGGTAA
- a CDS encoding HRDC domain-containing protein: MKVKIFKIRINEEYLHKDQKMLDAFLESHEIVKVETAFINDENYWSVVLYFEELKMVKDVVKESKRTKYSAEDDILTSDETAILEALKYWRSEKAKEQNLPTYFIATNKELMSVAKYKPAKKEELLDIKGFGKHKIENYGEEILELLETI, translated from the coding sequence ATGAAAGTAAAAATTTTTAAAATACGGATCAATGAAGAATACCTTCATAAAGATCAGAAAATGTTGGATGCTTTTCTGGAATCCCACGAAATAGTAAAAGTGGAAACGGCTTTTATAAACGACGAAAATTACTGGTCGGTTGTATTGTATTTCGAAGAGCTGAAAATGGTTAAGGATGTAGTAAAAGAATCAAAGCGGACAAAATATTCAGCGGAAGATGATATTCTGACTTCCGATGAAACAGCAATCCTCGAAGCCCTGAAATACTGGCGTTCGGAAAAGGCGAAAGAGCAGAATCTGCCGACTTATTTTATTGCGACCAATAAAGAACTGATGTCGGTTGCTAAATACAAACCGGCAAAGAAAGAAGAACTGTTGGACATCAAAGGTTTCGGAAAGCATAAAATTGAAAATTATGGCGAAGAAATCCTGGAACTTTTGGAAACCATCTGA
- a CDS encoding KTSC domain-containing protein, protein MKKLGEYRKLLEVDKNVTLKELKTIYRNTMKDTHPDKFINDEAGKLEAEEKSKSVIEAYHFLVSINPETQEKYKEEYTETITTSNIQDFYLEKSILTVQHLNGNIYEYLSVPRNTYIKMVNADSPSRFARRHIYGSFVYRKAGEVMAD, encoded by the coding sequence ATGAAAAAATTAGGCGAATACAGAAAGTTGCTGGAAGTAGATAAAAACGTAACGTTAAAGGAACTGAAGACCATTTACAGGAATACGATGAAAGATACGCATCCTGATAAATTCATCAACGACGAAGCCGGAAAGCTGGAAGCGGAAGAGAAAAGCAAATCGGTAATCGAGGCTTATCACTTTTTGGTAAGCATCAATCCGGAAACGCAGGAGAAATACAAAGAAGAATACACGGAAACCATCACCACGTCGAATATTCAGGATTTTTACCTGGAAAAATCCATCCTTACGGTGCAGCACCTCAACGGAAATATTTATGAATACCTAAGTGTTCCGAGAAATACCTACATTAAAATGGTAAACGCCGATTCGCCAAGCCGTTTTGCAAGAAGGCATATCTATGGAAGCTTTGTTTACCGGAAAGCCGGTGAAGTAATGGCCGATTAA
- a CDS encoding HPP family protein: protein MKKTIKRTLRVSKYVIYKETLVDYKEHFWSFLGAFFGIGIIAFIQSHSLSATENIFLIGSFGASSVLIYGAIQSPLAQPRNLIGGHVISALVGVTVYKIVPDIIWLSAPLAVAFSIVLMQYTKTLHPPGGATALIAVSSTGKIPELGFWYVLSPVLSGCLILLLTALFFNNITSNRSYPAHSRFKELLRKKHNHPHK, encoded by the coding sequence ATGAAGAAGACAATTAAGAGAACATTACGGGTTTCAAAATATGTAATCTACAAAGAAACGCTGGTGGATTATAAAGAACATTTCTGGTCGTTCCTGGGTGCATTTTTCGGAATCGGCATTATTGCTTTCATTCAGTCACACAGCTTATCGGCCACAGAAAACATTTTTTTAATCGGTTCTTTCGGGGCATCAAGCGTTTTAATTTACGGAGCCATTCAGAGCCCTTTGGCCCAGCCCCGCAATCTTATCGGAGGCCACGTCATTTCCGCTTTGGTAGGAGTAACAGTTTATAAAATTGTTCCCGATATCATCTGGCTTTCTGCACCATTGGCTGTTGCTTTTTCTATTGTCTTAATGCAGTATACCAAAACTTTACATCCACCCGGCGGCGCTACGGCGTTAATTGCCGTAAGCTCAACAGGGAAAATTCCTGAACTGGGATTCTGGTATGTATTGTCACCGGTTCTTTCAGGCTGCCTTATTTTATTGCTTACTGCGCTTTTTTTTAATAATATCACCTCCAACAGAAGCTATCCTGCACACAGCAGGTTTAAAGAACTGCTCAGAAAAAAACACAATCATCCACACAAATGA
- a CDS encoding TIGR01777 family oxidoreductase encodes MKEIVLITGANGLIAKELSQRLEKEYTVRFLTRKKQNANEFEWNVDAGTIDATALENVSHIIHLAGAGVAEKRWTEERKKEIISSRVGSAGLLLKTLQKKNQKLKSFVSASGINYYGTETTEKIFTEKDGPGHDFLSKVTIVWEQAADEFKNQRVAERVVKLRTGVVLSEKEGALKKMLPTIKAGIGSPLGTGKQYMPWIHIQDICSMYEFALKNSELDGAFNAVAPEHATNKDLTVQAAKVLKKPLFMPNVPAFVLKLLFGELSVAVLEGSRACSEKIQHAGFHFKFPDLKEALKDLLKN; translated from the coding sequence ATGAAAGAAATCGTCCTAATCACCGGAGCCAACGGTTTAATCGCTAAAGAATTATCACAAAGACTTGAAAAAGAATATACCGTCCGGTTTTTAACCCGGAAAAAGCAAAATGCAAATGAGTTTGAGTGGAATGTCGATGCCGGTACAATTGATGCAACTGCTCTTGAAAATGTTTCGCACATCATTCACCTGGCCGGAGCGGGCGTCGCAGAAAAAAGGTGGACGGAAGAAAGAAAAAAAGAAATTATCTCAAGCAGGGTTGGTTCTGCCGGCCTTCTTTTAAAAACGCTACAGAAGAAAAATCAAAAACTTAAATCCTTTGTCTCCGCTTCAGGGATCAATTATTACGGGACCGAAACTACCGAAAAGATCTTTACGGAAAAAGACGGACCGGGACATGACTTCCTGAGTAAAGTAACCATTGTCTGGGAACAGGCAGCCGATGAATTCAAAAATCAGCGGGTTGCTGAACGCGTTGTGAAACTGAGAACCGGCGTTGTTCTTTCTGAAAAGGAAGGAGCTTTAAAGAAGATGCTTCCGACCATAAAAGCAGGCATCGGATCTCCTCTGGGCACCGGAAAACAATACATGCCGTGGATTCATATCCAGGACATCTGCTCCATGTATGAGTTTGCGCTGAAAAATTCTGAATTGGACGGAGCTTTTAATGCCGTTGCTCCTGAGCATGCAACCAATAAAGATCTGACGGTACAGGCAGCTAAAGTCCTGAAAAAACCATTATTCATGCCTAATGTTCCGGCGTTTGTTTTGAAGCTGCTCTTCGGTGAGCTTTCAGTAGCAGTCCTCGAAGGTTCAAGGGCTTGTTCGGAAAAAATACAGCATGCAGGCTTTCATTTTAAATTCCCTGATCTGAAGGAGGCGTTAAAAGATCTTTTAAAAAATTAA
- the nudK gene encoding GDP-mannose pyrophosphatase NudK — MHDTKVTIEKTEILSDNWYTLKKVTFTIQKKDGTFEQQSREAYDRGNGAVILLYNKKEETVILTRQFRLPTFINGNASGMMIEACAGLLDNDNPEDCIRRESEEETGYKISHIEKIFEAYMSPGSVTEILHFFIAEYSAEMRINEGGGLADEGENIEVLEVAFAEALTMVDSGEIRDAKTIMLLQHLRIKNIL; from the coding sequence ATGCACGATACTAAAGTAACGATTGAAAAAACGGAGATTCTATCCGATAATTGGTACACCCTAAAGAAAGTAACCTTTACTATTCAGAAAAAAGACGGCACTTTTGAGCAGCAAAGCCGTGAAGCCTACGATCGGGGAAATGGCGCGGTAATCTTATTGTACAACAAAAAAGAAGAAACGGTTATATTAACCCGACAATTCCGGCTACCCACGTTCATTAACGGAAACGCATCAGGCATGATGATCGAAGCCTGTGCCGGCCTGCTCGACAACGATAATCCGGAAGACTGCATCAGGCGGGAATCCGAAGAGGAAACCGGATATAAGATTTCCCATATCGAAAAGATTTTCGAAGCGTATATGTCGCCGGGTTCGGTTACGGAAATCCTTCATTTTTTCATCGCGGAATATTCTGCGGAAATGAGGATCAACGAAGGTGGCGGACTTGCTGACGAAGGAGAGAACATCGAAGTGCTGGAAGTTGCCTTTGCTGAGGCACTGACGATGGTTGATTCCGGGGAAATCAGGGATGCCAAAACAATCATGCTCCTTCAGCACCTGAGAATTAAAAATATTTTGTAG
- a CDS encoding AAA family ATPase: protein MIIEIKNFGPIKNIKFDLSKDLNLIYGDNAIGKSYATYCLYCLIKNIKNKSIYQYYTYQDKVDNKFSKFVKRKYKNLKQNNSVNISKDLVGFIESDLKEIILSGLQNSLLNTFSSLTNLKNRYTNLNYEILIHVSTNECILIYSDDDGNLDLSYENDIKELKFLLKDTISTKYTLIGDRKKIFGEPDEDSFSQSFRQLLINKVNDILTKVDFNIKDIYYLPASRSGLYQALNAFTPIIAELTQNRFFIQNKSIELPSLSEPLSDYFIDLSTIDKENINEDYSDIITQLQNDLLKGEVKYDDKTKRILYKPQNIDLELNLSESSSMVAELSPLVIYFKHILNHKYSSIKKNNIFFYDPFYSRKRRREKGYDILFIEEPEAHLHPEIQVKLIELFVKLTKYKLKIFITSHSNYMFNKINNILIKNELDPKKMSVHHLIKDTDYSTIEGNMEVDEEGINDNNFQDISEKLYMERLNYFAEGDD, encoded by the coding sequence ATGATTATTGAAATAAAAAATTTTGGCCCTATAAAAAACATAAAATTTGATCTTTCAAAAGATTTAAATTTGATTTATGGAGATAATGCAATTGGTAAATCTTATGCAACATATTGTCTCTATTGTCTGATAAAAAATATTAAAAATAAATCTATTTATCAGTACTATACTTATCAGGATAAAGTTGATAATAAATTTTCAAAATTTGTAAAAAGAAAATACAAAAATCTTAAACAAAATAATAGTGTAAATATAAGCAAAGACCTAGTAGGATTTATTGAAAGTGATCTAAAAGAAATTATTCTAAGTGGATTACAAAATTCTTTATTAAATACTTTTTCATCTTTAACTAATTTAAAAAATAGGTATACAAATTTAAACTATGAAATATTAATCCATGTATCAACAAATGAATGTATTTTAATCTATTCTGATGATGATGGAAATTTAGATTTATCTTATGAGAATGATATAAAAGAACTTAAATTTTTATTAAAAGATACAATTTCGACTAAATATACTTTAATAGGTGATCGAAAAAAAATATTTGGTGAACCTGATGAAGATTCTTTCTCTCAGAGCTTTCGCCAGCTTTTAATTAACAAAGTGAATGATATATTAACGAAAGTAGATTTTAATATTAAAGATATTTATTATCTTCCTGCAAGCAGGTCAGGCTTATATCAAGCGTTAAATGCCTTTACACCAATAATTGCCGAATTAACACAAAATCGTTTTTTTATTCAAAACAAAAGTATTGAATTACCATCATTGTCAGAACCGCTCTCAGACTACTTTATTGATTTATCAACTATTGATAAAGAAAATATTAATGAAGATTATTCTGATATTATTACTCAATTACAAAATGATTTATTAAAAGGCGAAGTAAAATATGATGATAAAACTAAAAGAATTCTTTATAAACCACAAAATATCGATTTAGAATTAAATTTATCTGAATCGTCGTCTATGGTTGCAGAATTATCGCCTCTTGTGATTTACTTTAAACATATTTTAAATCATAAATATTCTTCAATTAAGAAGAATAACATCTTTTTTTACGATCCCTTTTATTCAAGAAAGAGACGTCGTGAGAAAGGATATGATATACTATTCATTGAAGAACCAGAAGCACATCTTCATCCGGAAATTCAAGTAAAATTGATTGAGCTCTTTGTAAAACTAACTAAATATAAGTTAAAAATTTTCATTACATCGCATAGTAACTATATGTTTAATAAAATTAATAATATACTTATTAAAAATGAATTAGATCCTAAAAAAATGAGCGTACATCATTTAATCAAGGATACTGATTATTCAACAATTGAAGGTAATATGGAAGTAGATGAAGAAGGAATAAATGATAATAATTTCCAAGATATTTCAGAAAAACTATATATGGAAAGGTTAAATTATTTTGCTGAAGGAGATGATTAA
- a CDS encoding single-stranded DNA-binding protein: MSLRNKITLIGHTGKEVEIINFENGTLKASVSLATSDHYTNAKGEKVEETQWHNLVAYGKTAEILQKYAPKGKELAVEGKLTYRSYDDKDGVKRFITEIRVDEILLLGGK; this comes from the coding sequence ATGTCACTACGAAACAAAATTACCTTAATCGGTCACACAGGAAAAGAAGTAGAAATTATCAACTTTGAAAACGGAACTTTAAAAGCCAGCGTATCTCTCGCAACCAGTGATCATTATACCAATGCAAAAGGAGAGAAAGTAGAAGAAACCCAATGGCACAATTTGGTTGCCTACGGAAAAACAGCAGAAATTCTTCAGAAATATGCTCCGAAGGGAAAAGAGCTTGCCGTAGAAGGAAAACTGACTTACCGTTCTTATGACGATAAAGACGGAGTAAAAAGATTCATCACCGAAATCAGAGTAGACGAGATCCTTTTATTAGGAGGAAAATAA
- the metE gene encoding 5-methyltetrahydropteroyltriglutamate--homocysteine S-methyltransferase: MQTHILGYPRIGSNRELKKACEQYWTGKTDVNTLLETGRTIKENNWKLQHEAGIDLIPCNDFSYYDQVLDMTLTVGAIPQRYQEIASQKHELDLYFAMARGFQKEGLDITAMEMTKWFDTNYHYIVPEFRKDQEFSLFSDKIIKEFISAKEAGIQAKPVIIGLVTYLLLGKEKEEGFDRLDLANKLLPVYFEILKGLENHGAEYIQFDEPFLALDLSDKAKETYRLIYAEIRKQFPNLKFILATYFEGLQNNLSLASSLPVDVLHIDLVRCPEQLDEVLQTIPETLSLSLGIVDGRNIWKNDFEKSLKFIAKAVHKIGSGRVFIASSCSLLHVPADLDAEKNEEALSGEIKQWMAFAKQKVQEIVILQKLASENPDYNTLQQLAENKKAIENRNTSALIHHPEVKDRVDVTTEEDAKRSSSFQARKKSQQDILQLPLFPTTTIGSFPQTKEVRAWRSKFKKGELSAAQYDALLKEETERTIRWQEEIGIDVLVHGEFERNDMVEYFGEQLAGFAFTQNGWVQSYGSRCVKPPVIYGDVHRPAPMTVYWSEYAQSLTSKWVKGMLTGPVTILQWSFVRDDQPRSLTCKQIALAIRDEVTDLEKAGIRIIQIDEPAIREGLPLRTSEWQNYLKWAVEAFRISASGVEDATQIHTHMCYSEFNDIIQNIADMDADVITIECSRSQMELLNAFADFKYPNEIGPGVYDIHSPRVPSKEEMVELLKKAQAVIPAKQLWVNPDCGLKTRHWEETEKALIAMVAASKEMSEVFAV, translated from the coding sequence ATGCAAACGCACATTCTTGGCTATCCGCGTATTGGTAGCAACAGAGAACTCAAAAAAGCCTGCGAGCAGTATTGGACAGGCAAAACCGATGTAAACACTCTTTTGGAGACCGGCAGGACCATCAAAGAAAACAACTGGAAGCTGCAGCACGAGGCAGGCATCGACCTGATTCCGTGCAACGACTTTTCGTATTATGACCAGGTATTGGACATGACGCTGACGGTAGGCGCCATTCCCCAGCGTTATCAGGAAATCGCTTCCCAAAAACATGAGTTGGACCTTTATTTCGCCATGGCCAGAGGATTCCAGAAAGAGGGTCTGGACATTACCGCTATGGAAATGACCAAATGGTTCGATACCAATTACCATTACATCGTTCCTGAGTTCCGGAAGGACCAGGAGTTCAGCCTGTTTTCAGATAAGATTATTAAAGAATTCATCAGTGCGAAAGAGGCAGGAATCCAGGCAAAGCCGGTGATCATCGGTTTGGTAACGTATCTGTTGCTCGGTAAAGAAAAAGAAGAAGGTTTTGATAGGCTGGATCTGGCAAATAAGCTGCTTCCGGTTTATTTTGAAATTTTAAAAGGACTGGAAAACCACGGTGCGGAATACATTCAGTTTGACGAACCGTTTTTAGCATTGGATCTTAGTGATAAAGCAAAAGAGACCTACCGATTGATCTATGCTGAAATCCGTAAACAGTTTCCCAATCTGAAATTCATTCTCGCTACTTATTTTGAAGGCTTGCAGAACAATCTTTCATTGGCCTCTTCCCTGCCGGTGGATGTTTTACATATTGACCTCGTGCGTTGCCCCGAACAGCTGGATGAGGTTTTACAGACGATTCCTGAAACACTGAGCCTCTCCCTGGGAATTGTTGACGGCCGGAATATCTGGAAAAATGATTTCGAGAAATCATTAAAATTCATTGCAAAAGCGGTACATAAAATAGGTTCCGGGCGTGTGTTCATTGCTTCTTCCTGTTCATTACTCCACGTTCCTGCCGATCTTGATGCAGAAAAAAACGAAGAGGCTTTGTCCGGGGAAATTAAGCAGTGGATGGCATTTGCCAAGCAGAAAGTCCAGGAAATCGTAATCTTACAAAAATTAGCTTCTGAAAATCCGGATTACAATACGCTGCAGCAGTTAGCCGAAAATAAAAAGGCCATAGAAAACCGCAACACCTCAGCCTTAATCCATCATCCAGAAGTAAAAGACCGTGTTGATGTAACGACTGAAGAAGATGCGAAAAGATCTTCTTCGTTTCAGGCAAGAAAAAAATCTCAGCAGGATATTCTTCAGCTTCCGTTATTTCCTACAACTACAATCGGCTCCTTTCCTCAGACTAAAGAGGTAAGAGCCTGGCGTTCAAAATTCAAAAAGGGAGAACTGAGTGCCGCACAATATGATGCTTTACTTAAAGAAGAAACCGAAAGAACCATCCGCTGGCAGGAGGAGATCGGAATCGATGTGCTGGTTCACGGAGAATTCGAACGAAACGATATGGTGGAATATTTCGGCGAGCAGCTGGCCGGGTTTGCGTTTACCCAAAACGGCTGGGTACAGAGCTACGGAAGCCGCTGTGTAAAACCGCCGGTGATTTACGGAGATGTTCACCGCCCGGCTCCGATGACGGTCTACTGGTCGGAATATGCCCAGTCTTTAACTTCAAAATGGGTGAAAGGAATGCTGACCGGACCGGTTACCATTCTTCAGTGGTCTTTTGTCCGTGATGATCAGCCCCGTTCTCTAACCTGCAAGCAGATTGCTTTGGCGATCCGTGATGAAGTCACTGATCTTGAAAAAGCAGGCATCCGCATTATCCAGATCGATGAGCCTGCAATCCGTGAAGGCCTGCCGTTACGAACTTCCGAATGGCAGAACTATCTGAAATGGGCCGTTGAGGCTTTCCGTATCTCGGCCAGCGGTGTGGAAGATGCCACGCAGATCCACACCCACATGTGTTATTCTGAATTTAATGACATCATTCAAAATATCGCCGATATGGACGCGGATGTCATTACGATTGAATGTTCACGAAGCCAGATGGAGCTCCTGAACGCTTTTGCCGATTTCAAATATCCGAATGAGATTGGTCCGGGTGTGTATGATATTCACTCACCAAGGGTTCCGTCCAAAGAAGAAATGGTGGAGCTGCTGAAAAAAGCTCAGGCTGTGATCCCGGCAAAACAGCTTTGGGTAAACCCTGACTGCGGTTTGAAAACCCGGCATTGGGAAGAAACCGAGAAAGCGCTGATTGCGATGGTTGCCGCCTCAAAAGAAATGAGCGAGGTATTCGCTGTGTAA